One Salvia splendens isolate huo1 chromosome 22, SspV2, whole genome shotgun sequence DNA segment encodes these proteins:
- the LOC121786157 gene encoding chromatin modification-related protein EAF1 B-like isoform X1, whose protein sequence is MHGCDSPSVLLVNAEVESMGGVVEGGVGIAHKTSLRRAAIERIQGELRQEYNVRDKTKRELEFLEKGGNPLDLLKPGDAASISVQSTSLTNQHQDHFVTGEAKGSFAFTASPHGDSVESSGRLGVDLCEPNSADNLMLFDGEHDCSEGDKISLHPRRNKTVLPEKLSQMDGSHRTREHGESVAFSVPKKAYKRRNRSRPNRDGIRLSSVDVNTTHGSDGSSLPPHHDKELKGQISDAENPFISINCDSKPMCAKDGVKDGMVETQQDIKLGDGKAVESSKNLLEPVLVEAASDAIACTLDDQCNQQSQCDALETPTQMTFDGSEAIQTIEEMTSAVNECQKIEPANKTEKESSYCQINGSSSEKDGTKFDAHNMTDLCGMKVLDSSLSCAQTNKSIDGNNVGGMCKKVTNGDSNVPIKDQTIPSEGTALVESDELVIEKRQAGVVGGCALDNPKNSSACLMQQESGFKRKHEELNDNGSAMKNEMKNQIVNEAMEPSSEPRGSESGIKTDPLLDGNLGLRDEISCAVINQHSFYTSTSDFPNDGSLTKNSTISLEAQTSSSSNSKLQLEIDEDSVLKEAQIIEAKRKRIAQLSALTSVRKMHPKSHWDYVLEEMTWLANDFTQERTWKIAAAAQISSRAAFASRLRKHESNSGMEAKKVAHTLSKHIMEFWHSVEAKTSLLEQERKRDDTLPVKAYAVRFLKHHNFNVINNQAEVSVTPDRVSDMEILDLSWDDKLTEENLFYAVPAGAMEAYKHSIVSQVARCENIGNSAQEEVKETSAYDATADFESQDTAYDEDEGDISPYNMPMAFDNSKSSRFGQKKRKHLIRGYGVKSYEVSSDKLPMRYAENKIVSQPTTLMVKRPGGSLNVSIPTKRVRTASRRFISPFSAGTSECLQLPNKTDASSDDTNSFQDEQSTLHGGSFVPNSLEVESGRDFNKQLPFYSAEIMTKHKKRKRPKHLHASYEPRWQVDTTFQIEQFQRDNNNIKKSQQLESNGNSGLFGQPVIKKPKIMRLSEDNSFENIAPGSAPSPAASQMSNMSNPNKFVKMLSGRDRGRKPKIMKMPTGQLGSGSPWTLFEDQALVVLAHDLGPNWELVSDAINSTLQFKCIYRKAKECKERHNFLMDKTSGDGADSAEDSGSSQPYPSTLPGIPKGSARQLFQRLQGPMEEETLKSHFEKIIIIGRKQQYHKNQNNNQDPKQLQQPHGSHAFALSQVFPNNLNGGPVLTPLDLCDATISGPDILPIDYQGSHPSGLAVANQGPATSMHPASGAVSALQGSPNMMPGNNFSSSPGSMRDGRYVVPRPASPDEQHRVQQYNHMMTNRNVAQPNLTPSGALPAADRGSRLLPGVSGMGIGSGVTRSMPMTRPGFQGIASSSMVNSGSMHSGVGSGQGSSMLRPREPLHTMRPGLSRDSQRQMTAPELHMQASPGNSQVPHFGGLSSALPNQTVSPPVSSYPLHHQPSHPVSPQPQVLSPRHPHFQGPTNHTPNPQQQAYAIHLAKERKHRLLQQQQHPVQPQFAASSSLMPHVQSQSQLPISPTVQNSSQVQFQSATPPVSLSPLTSVSSIPQHQQKHQLPGQGGTRNAQAGRSGLANQTGKHRQKQQQQLSQSRRQHPQQRQHSQAQQPAKDVKGVGRGGLTMHQTLPVDPLLGNGVSTSPRNQSSDQGDTSTHLMSSQGPFSNSPPNTVQPTGQYGSPRPPNQSVTHQKNHPSAMSNSNHQQTLSHQKLVNQNKLALQRLQPNRQIESDLAKPQAVDSDADQHRTSNSGEMVATTTLPRTASNATNAAKAVSSANTHQWHASEQPLDGHTTNISRTVSMPATAGESATQVGQELGQRPLASLPSSKHDVSAHFQQHQQSSQLPHPHSPASQQPLYSQQGQLLQASKGNLYGRPSDHSVE, encoded by the exons ATGCATGGGTGCGACTCACCGTCTGTGCTCTTAGTAAATGCCGAAGTTGAGTCTATGGGAGGAGTTGTCGAAGGTGGAGTTGGTATTGCTCACAAAACTTCTCTCAGACGAGCAGCTATCGAAAGGATCCAAGGAGAGCTCAG GCAAGAGTATAATGTTCGGGATAAGACAAAAAGAGAATTGGAATTTCTTGAAAAA GGTGGAAATCCCTTGGATTTACTTAAGCCTGGAGATGCTGCTTCAATTAGTGTTCAGTCAACTTCGTTGACCAATCAACATCAGGATCACTTTGTTACCGG TGAAGCAAAAGGCAGTTTTGCATTCACTGCGTCACCCCATGGAGACTCTGTGGAGAGTAGTGGTAGACTTGGGGTGGATCTTTGTGAACCCAATAGTGCTGATAATCTTATGCTATTTGATGGTGAACATGACTGTTCTGAGGGTGATAAGATTTCATTACATCCTAGAAGGAATAAAACTGTGCTACCAGAAAAGTTATCTCAGATGGATGGGAGTCATAGGACTCGGGAACATGGTGAATCAGTTGCTTTTAGCGTGCCTAAAAAAGCGTATAAGAGAAGGAATAGGTCCCGTCCAAATCGTGATGGGATTAGATTGAGTTCAGTTGATGTAAATACAACTCATGGCAGTGATGGCTCTTCTCTACCGCCTCACCACGACAAGGAGCTTAAAGGACAAATATCTGATGCCGAAAATCCGTTTATATCTATAAATTGTGATTCAAAGCCTATGTGTGCTAAAGATGGTGTGAAGGATGGAATGGTGGAGACACAACAGGATATAAAGTTAGGTGATGGAAAGGCTGTAGAGTCATCTAAAAACCTGCTCGAACCTGTACTTGTGGAGGCTGCATCAGATGCTATTGCCTGTACTCTGGATGATCAATGTAATCAACAATCACAATGTGATGCTTTAGAGACTCCCACTCAAATGACTTTTGATGGATCTGAGGCCATACAGACAATTGAAGAGATGACTTCTGCAGTTAATGAGTGCCAGAAAATTGAGCCTGCCAATAAAACTGAGAAGGAATCTAGTTACTGTCAAATAAATGGTAGCAGCAGTGAAAAGGATGGGACAAAATTTGATGCTCATAACATGACTGACTTGTGTGGCATGAAGGTTTTGGATTCTTCATTATCTTGTGCACAAACCAACAAAAGTATTGATGGAAACAATGTTGGTGGTATGTGTAAAAAAGTTACAAATGGCGATTCAAATGTGCCTATCAAAGATCAGACTATACCCTCAGAGGGAACGGCATTGGTAGAAAGTGATGAGCTTGTAATTGAAAAGAGACAGGCGGGGGTGGTTGGTGGTTGTGCTCTTGACAACCCAAAAAACTCCTCAGCATGTCTGATGCAGCAAGAGAGTGGCTTCAAGCGGAAACATGAAGAATTGAATGACAATGGATCTGCTATGAAGAATGAGATGAAAAATCAAATTGTTAATGAAGCAATGGAGCCTTCTTCTGAACCAAGGGGGTCAGAATCAGGAATAAAAACTGATCCTCTTTTGGATGGAAATCTTGGATTACGTGACGAAATTTCATGTGCTGTTATAAATCAGCATTCTTTTTATACTTCAACTTCTGATTTCCCTAATGATGGATCATTGACTAAGAATTCTACTATTTCCCTTGAGGCTCAAACTTCTTCCTCTTCAAACTCAAAACTACAGCTAGAAATTGATGAAGATTCAGTCTTGAAAGAAGCACAAATTATCGAG GCAAAACGAAAGAGGATTGCACAATTATCTGCTTTGACATCTGTGAGAAAAATGCATCCAAAATCTCATTGGGATTATGTGCTCGAAGAGATGACATGGTTGGCAAATGATTTTACTCAG GAGCGTACTTGGAAAATAGCTGCTGCGGCTCAAATAAGTTCTCGAGCTGCTTTTGCTTCTAGGTTGAGAAAACACGAGAGCAATTCTGGTATGGAGGCAAAAAAAGTAGCTCATACCTTGTCAAAACATATCATGGAGTTCTGGCATTCTGTTGAG GCAAAGACCTCATTACTTGAGCAGGAAAGAAAAAGAGATGACACTCTTCCCGTTAAGGCTTATGCAGTTAGATTTTTGAAACATCACAATTTCAATGTTATTAATAACCAAGCTGAGGTGTCGGTGACTCCAGATAGAGTATCTGACATGGAGATCCTTGACCTCTCATGGGACGATAAATTAACAGAA GAAAATCTCTTCTATGCAGTCCCCGCTGGGGCCATGGAAGCCTATAAGCACTCAATAGTATCACAGGTTGCACGGTGTGAG AACATAGGAAATAGTGCTCAAGAGGAAGTGAAAGAAACATCTGCCTATGATGCCACTGCAG ACTTTGAATCTCAAGATACTGCATATGATGAGGATGAGGGGGACATAAGCCCATATAACATGCCAATGGCCTTTGACAATAGTAAGTCCTCAAGATTTGGCCAAAAGAAGCGTAAACACTTGATACGTGGTTATGGGGTGAAATCATACGAAGTAAGCTCCGACAAATTGCCAATGCGATATGCTGAAAACAAAATTGTCAGTCAACCAACCACTTTAATGGTGAAGCGACCAGGTGGCAGTCTTAATGTGTCAATTCCAACAAAACGCGTCCGGACTGCTTCCAGGAGATTTATCAGCCCATTTAGTGCAGGAACCTCTGAATGCCTTCAGCTACCTAATAAAACAGATGCTTCGAGTGATGATACCAATTCATTTCAGGATGAGCAGTCGACTCTTCATGGCGGATCATTTGTTCCAAATAGCTTGGAAGTTGAGTCAGGCAGGGACTTCAATAAGCAATTACCATTTTACTCAGCAGAAATCATGACAAAACATAAGAAAAGGAAGAGACCCAAGCATCTG CATGCTTCGTATGAACCAAGATGGCAGGTTGATACTACCTTCCAAATAGAGCAG TTTCAGAGGGATAACAATAACATAAAGAAAAGTCAGCAACTTGAGTCTAATGGCAACAGTG GTTTATTTGGTCAACCCGTGATAAAGAAGCCAAAGATTATGCGTTTATCAGAAGATAACTCTTTTGAGAATATTGCTCCTGGTTCTGCTCCTTCTCCAGCAGCCTCCCAAATGAGTAACATGTCTAATCCAAATAAATTTGTTAAAATGCTTAGTGGTCGGGATCGGGGTAGAAAGCCAAAGATTATGAAG ATGCCTACTGGTCAGTTGGGTTCAGGAAGTCCATGGACACTCTTCGAGGACCAG GCACTTGTTGTCCTGGCACATGACTTGGGCCCAAACTGGGAGCTTGTTAGCGATGCTATCAACAGTACTCTGCAGTTCAAG TGCATATATCGCAAAGCTAAGGAATGCAAGGAGCGCCACAATTTTTTGATGGATAAAACATCTGGTGATGGAGCAGATAGTGCTGAAGACTCTGGGTCCTCTCAACCATATCCTTCTACACTGCCTGGCATTCCCAAG GGAAGCGCCAGGCAGTTGTTTCAGCGTTTGCAGGGGCCAATGGAAGAAGAAACTCTCAAATCTCACTTTGAGAAAATCATCATTATTGGGCGGAAACAACAGTACCATAAAAACCAG AATAATAATCAGGATCCCAAACAACTCCAGCAACCTCATGGATCTCATGCATTTGCACTGTCCCAAGTCTTCCCGAACAACCTGAATGGAGGCCCCGTTCTAAC CCCTCTGGATTTATGTGATGCCACTATTTCTGGCCCGGACATACTTCCCATTGATTATCAAGGGTCACATCCTAGTGGATTAGCCGTTGCAAATCAGGGTCCTGCGACTTCGATGCATCCTGCATCTGGTGCTGTTTCTGCACTGCAAGGATCGCCAAATATGATGCCTGGCAACAACTTTTCATCCTCACCAGGCTCTATGAG GGATGGTAGATATGTTGTTCCTAGACCTGCATCACCCGACGAACAGCATAGAGTGCAGCAGTATAACCATATGATGACTAATAGGAATGTGGCACAGCCTAATCTCACTCCTTCTGGAGCTCTTCCAGCAGCTGATCGTGGTTCCCGTTTACTTCCTGGTGTTAGTGGCATGGGTATAGGCAGCGGTGTTACTAGAAGCATGCCAATGACAAGGCCTGGGTTCCAAGGCATTGCTTCATCATCTATGGTTAACTCTGGGAGTATGCACTCTGGAGTAGGTTCTGGTCAAGGAAGTTCCATGTTGAGACCTCGTGAACCTCTGCACACGATGCGG CCTGGCCTGAGTCGGGATTCGCAGAGGCAAATGACGGCGCCTGAGCTTCATATGCAGGCCTCACCAGGAAACAGCCAAGTGCCTCACTTTGGTGGATTGAGTTCGGCCTTACCTAATCAGACCGTGTCTCCACCAGTATCCTCGTACCCGCTCCATCATCAGCCGTCCCATCCAGTATCACCTCAGCCTCAAGTCCTTAGTCCTCGTCACCCACATTTCCAAGGACCGACTAATCATACCCCAAATCCCCAACAGCAAGCCTATGCTATTCACTTGGCCAAAGAGAGAAAACATCGTCTTCTGCAACAGCAGCAGCACCCAGTACAGCCACAGTTTGCTGCATCTAGTTCTTTGATGCCACATGTTCAGTCACAGTCTCAACTCCCAATATCACCTACAGTACAAAATAGTTCACAAGTTCAATTCCAATCAGCTACACCGCCGGTATCACTTtctccgttgacatcagtttCTTCAATTCCCCAGCATCAGCAGAAGCATCAATTACCAGGTCAAGGAGGTACACGGAATGCACAAGCTGGTAGGAGTGGGCTTGCTAATCAGACTGGCAAGCATAGACAAAAACAGCAACAGCAGCTTTCACAATCTAGAAGGCAACATCCTCAGCAGCGGCAGCATTCACAAGCTCAACAGCCTGCTAAGGATGTAAAAGGAGTGGGGAGAGGTGGCCTGACGATGCATCAGACCCTTCCAGTTGATCCTTTGTTAGGAAATGGGGTTTCAACAAGTCCCAGGAATCAAAGTTCCGATCAAGGAGATACATCCACTCATTTAATGTCAAGTCAGGGCCCATTTTCCAATTCTCCGCCAAATACTGTGCAGCCAACAGGGCAATATGGGTCCCCACGGCCACCTAACCAGTCCGTTACTCACCAAAAGAATCATCCATCGGCCATGTCTAATTCAAACCACCAACAGACATTATCCCACCAGAAGTTAGTGAATCAAAACAAATTGGCTCTTCAAAGACTGCAGCCAAATCGCCAGATAGAGTCTGATCTAGCAAAACCACAAGCTGTAGATTCTGACGCCGACCAGCACCGAACAAGCAACTCTGGTGAGATGGTTGCCACAACAACATTACCTCGGACCGCTAGTAATGCAACTAATGCGGCAAAGGCTGTCTCTTCGGCCAATACTCACCAATGGCATGCTTCAGAACAACCATTGGATGGGCATACAACCAATATAAGTCGCACAGTGTCAATGCCAGCTACTGCTGGTGAGTCTGCTACGCAGGTGGGACAAGAGCTTGGCCAGAGGCCGTTGGCCAGCTTGCCTTCTAGTAAACATGATGTTAGTGCACACTTCCAGCAGCATCAGCAGTCGTCACAACTTCCACATCCTCATTCACCAGCGTCCCAGCAGCCTCTATATTCTCAGCAGGGGCAGCTGCTTCAAGCAAGCAAAGGCAATTTATATGGTCGGCCCAGTGACCATAGTGTGGAATGA